One genomic window of Polyangium aurulentum includes the following:
- a CDS encoding alpha/beta fold hydrolase, whose protein sequence is MPSQPIQISDHRIDADGGALFARRWRREGAGAGESTLLLFHDSLGCVDVWRDFPEKLAAATGLPVVAYDRLGFGRSDPNPRQLGRDFRTEEALSSVPALRAQLSIDRFVAFGHSVGGAMAVAAAAAFPVACDAVVTESAQAFVEDRTLAGIRDAQTQFADPGQLARLARYHGDKAQWVLDAWFESWLTPDRADWTLDAMLAQVRCPVLAIHGDRDEFGSQVHPERIAARAGGPATTTLLENCGHVPHREQMERVLDEVTGFLVAIGVAAKA, encoded by the coding sequence ATGCCTTCCCAGCCAATCCAGATCTCCGACCACCGCATCGATGCCGATGGCGGCGCTCTGTTCGCACGGCGCTGGCGACGTGAAGGCGCCGGTGCGGGCGAGTCGACCCTCCTGCTCTTTCATGACTCCCTCGGCTGCGTCGATGTCTGGCGCGATTTCCCGGAGAAGCTCGCCGCTGCGACCGGGCTGCCCGTGGTCGCCTATGACCGGCTGGGATTCGGTCGCTCGGATCCGAACCCTCGCCAGCTCGGCCGCGACTTCAGGACGGAAGAGGCCCTCTCGAGCGTGCCGGCGTTGCGCGCGCAGCTCTCGATCGACCGCTTCGTCGCGTTCGGTCATAGCGTCGGCGGCGCCATGGCGGTCGCGGCGGCGGCTGCATTTCCCGTCGCGTGCGATGCGGTGGTGACCGAGTCCGCGCAGGCCTTCGTCGAGGATCGCACGCTCGCCGGCATCCGCGACGCACAGACCCAGTTCGCAGATCCCGGCCAGCTCGCGCGGCTGGCTCGCTACCACGGCGACAAGGCGCAATGGGTGCTCGACGCGTGGTTCGAGAGCTGGTTGACCCCAGACCGCGCGGACTGGACGCTCGATGCGATGCTCGCGCAGGTTCGATGTCCCGTGCTGGCGATACACGGCGACCGCGACGAGTTCGGCTCGCAAGTGCATCCCGAGCGGATCGCCGCACGGGCCGGAGGTCCCGCGACAACGACTCTCCTGGAGAATTGCGGCCATGTTCCGCATCGTGAGCAGATGGAACGGGTGCTGGACGAAGTGACGGGCTTCCTCGTCGCGATAGGCGTCGCGGCCAAGGCGTGA
- a CDS encoding WS/DGAT/MGAT family O-acyltransferase: protein MSAKKSLNPLDRFFLAAETSESLMHVGSLIPFSPPPGGGRDVLRALRDEFKQKREGNPPWNLKLRHPNLLASPMQAWVEDPDFDIDYHVRRSALPSPGDERELGILVSRLHSNKIDFHRPPWELHFIEGLEGGRVALYFKVHHALVDGYTGMRLLVRSFSRDAADRDTPMFYALPPHARPARDEEPAPSLGQLLHVVREQLDATKDAGKALLNVVRASRDNDRSLVAPLQAPRSVLNGRISRNRRIATQTYETERLRRVAKAHDGTLNDAVLALCSAALRRLLAEQGSLPAEPLTAMLPVNVRPKGDPGGGNDVGAILASLATDVADPVARIQAIIASTKRAKSQLQGMSKSAILQYSTLLLTPALLSQIPGAVGRVRPAFNVVVSNVPGPEVPLYFRGWRAEAVYPLSIPFHGHGLNITVNSYAGTLNFGFIGCRDALPHLQRLAVYSGEALEELEATLPAG from the coding sequence ATGAGCGCGAAGAAGAGCCTGAACCCGCTGGATCGCTTTTTCTTGGCGGCCGAGACGAGCGAGTCGCTCATGCACGTGGGGTCCTTGATCCCCTTCTCGCCGCCCCCGGGCGGCGGGCGCGACGTGCTTCGCGCGCTCCGGGACGAGTTCAAGCAAAAGCGCGAGGGGAACCCGCCCTGGAACCTGAAGCTCCGCCACCCGAACCTCCTGGCGAGCCCGATGCAGGCGTGGGTCGAGGATCCGGATTTCGACATCGACTACCACGTCCGCCGCTCGGCCCTGCCGAGCCCGGGCGACGAGCGCGAGCTTGGGATCTTGGTCTCGCGCCTCCACAGCAACAAAATCGATTTCCATCGGCCCCCGTGGGAGCTGCACTTCATCGAGGGGCTCGAGGGAGGGCGCGTCGCGCTCTACTTCAAGGTGCACCACGCGCTCGTCGACGGGTACACCGGCATGCGCCTGCTCGTGCGCAGCTTCTCGCGCGACGCCGCGGATCGCGACACGCCGATGTTCTACGCGCTGCCGCCTCACGCTCGCCCCGCGCGCGACGAGGAGCCGGCGCCCTCGCTGGGCCAGCTCCTCCACGTGGTCCGCGAGCAGCTCGACGCCACCAAGGACGCCGGCAAGGCGCTGCTCAACGTGGTCCGCGCGTCGCGCGACAACGATCGATCGCTGGTGGCGCCGCTCCAGGCGCCGCGATCGGTGCTCAACGGGAGGATCAGCCGCAACCGGCGCATCGCGACGCAAACGTACGAGACCGAGCGCCTCCGCCGCGTGGCCAAGGCGCACGACGGCACGCTCAACGACGCCGTCCTCGCGCTCTGCTCCGCGGCCCTCCGGCGTCTGCTCGCGGAGCAGGGGTCATTGCCGGCGGAGCCGCTGACCGCGATGCTCCCGGTCAACGTGCGCCCCAAGGGCGACCCCGGCGGCGGCAACGACGTCGGCGCGATCCTCGCCTCGCTCGCGACCGACGTCGCCGATCCGGTGGCCCGCATCCAGGCGATCATCGCGTCGACGAAGCGCGCGAAGAGCCAGCTCCAGGGGATGTCGAAGAGCGCGATCCTCCAGTACAGCACGCTCCTGCTGACACCTGCGCTCCTCTCGCAGATCCCCGGCGCGGTCGGCCGCGTGCGGCCGGCGTTCAACGTCGTCGTCTCCAACGTTCCGGGGCCCGAGGTCCCGCTCTACTTCCGCGGATGGCGCGCGGAGGCGGTGTATCCGCTGTCGATCCCGTTCCACGGCCACGGCCTGAACATCACCGTGAACAGCTACGCCGGCACGCTGAACTTCGGCTTCATCGGCTGCCGCGACGCGCTCCCGCACCTGCAGCGCCTCGCCGTCTACAGCGGCGAGGCCCTCGAGGAGCTCGAGGCCACGCTCCCAGCCGGCTGA
- a CDS encoding DUF6209 family protein, giving the protein MATVSFSSDWSQQQSGDVRAGESLRIEYATERLCTCRATRYGQKAWGLTANFRFHPSRQEQSLDVSSGACEVNVPADASRIEVWFHNTDNTGCSAWDSRYGQNYSLDVKAAG; this is encoded by the coding sequence ATGGCTACTGTGAGCTTTTCGTCGGATTGGTCCCAGCAGCAGAGCGGCGACGTTCGCGCCGGGGAGTCGTTGCGGATCGAATACGCCACGGAGAGGTTGTGCACTTGCCGGGCGACGCGCTATGGGCAGAAGGCGTGGGGCCTCACCGCCAACTTCCGGTTTCACCCGAGCCGGCAGGAGCAATCCCTCGATGTCTCCTCGGGCGCGTGCGAGGTGAACGTCCCCGCGGACGCCAGCCGGATCGAGGTCTGGTTCCACAATACCGACAACACCGGCTGCTCCGCCTGGGATAGCCGCTACGGCCAGAACTATTCGCTCGACGTGAAGGCGGCTGGGTAG
- a CDS encoding methyl-accepting chemotaxis protein produces MGFRKSLATKLLVALCSVISIALGILVLVVSRQSSRVAEAQANLTVTEMAERYARMVNSELDAAFMPVRTLAQTLAAQKVAGLTDRRLADAAIRDVAEANPKVLGIWTTWEPNAFDGLDAKYVNTPGSDDTGRYISNWSRGSGHIALEPNVDYEKEGTGDYYLLARKTRRETIVDPYIYPVGGKPTLITSITVPILLDGKFVGTVGADISLEHIQKRVSEIIAFEKGYALLVSNNGTLVTHPSQERRAKQLDGSPAEALVRSALSSDAPLSGRVHSDVLGAPAIEVAVPIRIGETVTPWALAVFAPLDVVLAPARELREFTMMLGALALLALGGAVLVVIRRITRPLETISSVATRIANGDLTGTLEHRSEDEIGVLADAFRSMRDQLAQVIGDVRDGAAALSSAASQLSQTSQSLSSRASEQATTFDEMTSNLRTMSESIVKNADSSRQVEAIAAKGAADAEKSSRAVAATVEAMKQIASHISIIEEIAHQTNLLALNAAIEAARAGEHGRGFAVVASEVRKLAEGSGTAAKRISTVASDSVKIAEQSGHLLQALVPSIDTTSHLMKGVAATSSEQSSSVGQLNRAMLGLNDVTQHNAAAAEELSSTAEEMAAQAEGLLQLVSFFRVDGAEDRGAPRGRPGARAVESMPPGLRLMPPELQARRYEQRM; encoded by the coding sequence ATGGGATTTCGCAAGAGCCTCGCGACGAAGCTCCTCGTCGCTCTTTGCAGCGTCATCAGCATCGCGCTCGGCATTCTCGTTCTCGTCGTCAGCCGACAGTCCTCGCGGGTCGCCGAAGCGCAGGCGAACCTGACGGTCACGGAGATGGCCGAGCGCTATGCGCGCATGGTCAACTCGGAGCTCGACGCCGCGTTCATGCCCGTCCGGACGCTCGCGCAGACGCTGGCGGCCCAGAAGGTCGCCGGTCTGACCGATCGTAGGCTCGCGGATGCGGCGATCCGCGACGTCGCCGAGGCCAACCCCAAGGTCCTCGGCATCTGGACGACGTGGGAGCCCAATGCCTTCGATGGGCTCGACGCGAAGTACGTGAACACGCCCGGCTCGGACGACACCGGGCGCTACATCTCCAATTGGTCCCGCGGCTCCGGGCACATCGCGCTGGAGCCCAACGTCGATTACGAGAAGGAGGGCACGGGCGACTACTACCTCCTCGCGCGCAAGACCCGGAGGGAGACGATCGTCGACCCCTATATCTACCCCGTCGGCGGCAAGCCCACCCTCATCACGAGCATCACCGTGCCCATCCTGCTCGACGGCAAGTTCGTCGGGACCGTCGGCGCGGACATCTCGCTCGAGCACATCCAGAAGCGGGTCTCGGAGATCATTGCCTTCGAGAAGGGGTACGCGCTGCTCGTCTCGAACAATGGCACGCTCGTCACGCACCCCTCGCAGGAGCGTCGCGCAAAGCAGCTCGACGGCTCGCCCGCGGAGGCCCTGGTGAGGAGCGCCCTCTCGAGCGACGCCCCGCTCTCCGGCCGCGTCCATTCGGACGTGCTCGGGGCTCCTGCGATCGAGGTGGCGGTCCCCATCCGCATCGGTGAGACCGTGACGCCGTGGGCGCTCGCCGTCTTCGCTCCCCTCGACGTGGTGCTCGCGCCGGCTCGGGAGCTGCGCGAGTTCACGATGATGCTCGGGGCGCTGGCGCTGCTCGCGCTCGGCGGCGCCGTCCTCGTCGTCATCCGCCGCATCACCCGGCCGCTCGAGACGATCTCCAGCGTCGCCACCCGCATCGCCAATGGCGACCTCACCGGCACGCTCGAGCACCGCTCGGAGGACGAGATTGGCGTGCTCGCCGACGCGTTCCGCTCGATGCGCGACCAGCTCGCGCAGGTGATTGGCGACGTCCGCGATGGGGCCGCAGCGCTCTCATCGGCCGCGTCACAGCTCTCGCAGACGTCCCAATCGCTCTCGAGCCGCGCGAGCGAGCAGGCCACCACCTTCGACGAGATGACCAGCAACCTGCGGACCATGAGCGAGTCCATCGTGAAGAACGCCGACAGCAGCCGTCAGGTGGAGGCGATCGCGGCCAAGGGAGCGGCCGACGCCGAGAAGAGCAGCCGCGCGGTCGCCGCGACGGTGGAGGCCATGAAGCAGATTGCCTCGCACATCTCCATCATCGAGGAGATCGCCCATCAAACGAACCTGCTCGCGCTGAACGCCGCAATCGAGGCAGCGCGCGCGGGCGAGCACGGCAGGGGCTTCGCGGTCGTCGCGTCCGAGGTCCGCAAGCTGGCGGAGGGCAGCGGGACCGCCGCAAAGCGGATCAGCACGGTCGCATCCGATAGCGTGAAGATCGCCGAGCAGTCCGGCCACCTGCTCCAGGCGCTCGTGCCGTCGATCGACACGACGTCGCACCTGATGAAGGGCGTCGCCGCCACGTCGAGCGAGCAGTCGTCGAGCGTCGGACAGCTCAACCGGGCCATGCTCGGCCTGAACGACGTGACGCAGCATAACGCGGCGGCCGCCGAGGAGCTGTCGAGCACCGCGGAGGAGATGGCGGCACAAGCGGAGGGCCTGCTGCAACTGGTGAGCTTCTTCCGGGTGGACGGGGCCGAGGACCGCGGCGCACCGCGCGGCCGTCCTGGTGCGCGGGCCGTCGAGAGCATGCCTCCTGGCCTCCGGTTGATGCCCCCCGAGCTCCAGGCGCGGCGGTACGAGCAGCGCATGTGA